CAATCAACTGCCCAACCTGCCTCAACAACGTAGTTTTTCCGGATGCATTGGGGCCCGTCAGTAGCAGCACATTTGTCCGGTCACTCCATTGTACGGTATTGGCTGTGAAGAGTCCACCAGGGTGGCGCGCCTCAATAAAATAGGTGCCACTACTGTTGAAAGAAGTCCCTTGTCGCAGTACTGTTGGCCGCACACAGGCATTCAGACGCGAATACGTGGCAAAAGCGATTAGAAGATCCAACATGGCGACCCCATCACAAACCGCCTGCAACTTCCCAAGACGCTGTCGAAGGTACTCAATGAGGCGGTGCACAACCCCGTTTTGCGTATGGAGAATCTCAGCGACAACATCATCAGCACCACGGCGCAGTAGAAGCatctcttttgttgtgcaTGTAACTCGTCTTCCCCGCACTTGGTGTTTGGTCACCGCAGCGCGCTGAGCGGCAGTGTTCAATGGCTCCGGTGTTTCAACATGTAAGACCGAGGAGCCGTAGAATGGCGGTCTCTGCTGTTGAGAGTCACCATGAAGATCACCCCCGACGTCAACATCCATCATGGCTCGACCACTGTGATAAAGTGCGTAGTGTTTGCCACCAGAATATTTCTGTAGGAAGATTGAATCGGGTGCATTACGCTCATGCCGCGAGTCGTAACACAAATGGTACCCACGAACGCCGTCGTACACGACGCGAAGCGACCCAACCCCGTACTGCTGCTTCAAACTCTCAGCGTGAGCAAACATCGACTCAATGGTTTGACTGTATTGGTGTCGGGCGGCATCAAGAGTGCCGTTGATATTTGATTTTACCGCGAAGCATTGTTGGACTTGTAACACCGCACCACCAGTGCGTCGTGGCCGCCGCCCTACGCTCGCACCGTCCCCACCTGTAACATGAACAACACTTTCATCGAGATAGTGGGCGATCTCCGCGCATATTTCTTCCATGTGACATGTAGTCAGAGTCTGGAGTAGTTTACGCAACAACATGGGAGGTTTACGGTGACCCTCGGAGGTACTGCATAAGGAGCTTCGTGGCGGAACGGGCCAGtgaaaattttctttttccatcaccccttccctttcgtgGAGTTCCACTTGGCTTTCATAGCTGCAGTCAACACCGTCAGAGCTGAGATTAGAGTGGTCCCCCACGTCGTCACACTCCTCGCTTTCTGGTGCATTGCCCGTTCCGCCTTTACTGAGCAACCCGCGCAACGTGTACAGTAGTTGGGTTGTGGCACGAAGAAATTGCCACAGCGTCACGACTGCATCGATACAACGCTGCATTGTTTTGAGAGTTGCTAACTTAGGTGTGTGTGAAAAATTTGATATGACGCGCTCCAAATCATCACCGGTCAGTAACCGCAGTGAGCGTCGTATGGCGGCGAGGGCTTCGTTGTCTCTGCAGAGCCACTCCACCGCATCATAGCGCAACTCGATGCTCGTGGGATCACGCAGTGGTTGCAGTACGGTGGAGCGGAGTAAACGGCGGCCAACAGCCGTTATTGTGTAGTTAATAGCAGTTGCAAGTGGTACAAAGAGTGCGTCTTTTTTCAACTCACGTGACGAACGGAAGAGTGTTTTGCGCACCGGTGGCTTTCTGTTACCGGTCTTTCCACTCTCCTCAGTTGTCTCCTTGTCTAACTTCTGGTTGGGGAACTTGGCAAGATGGTCGGTTCCGGTTGCAATGATGTTTAGCGCCCGCGCTGAGAGCCTTGACACTTCCATGTAGTTCTCCAGAGCCAAGTACTTCACACGCACCGTGTGAGGAAGCAGGGTGTAGTTGTATGTCATTTCCAAGAACTCAACGAGTGCGTTGGCGGCGGCAAGGCAGAGGTAGCGGTCGGTATTGCTCACCTCGAGGGCCGCCTCATCCGTAGACATGAGTTCCAACAGCCGATGGGCTCCTTGCGCCTCATCAAACGAGCGCCGCTGCACGCCCGTGATTGTTGTGTCGTTGAAATGCCTCAGAAGTGTCTGTACAAAATTGCTTCCAACAACCGTCTCAGGGACAAGCAGCTCGGCGGGACCACGAGAAAAGATGAAGGACAACGTTTTCGCGTACGTCACGCTGTCGCCATACTGCGTGATGATAATGGTCAGTGAGGGCAATTGGCAAATCGCAGCCCCAACCTCGCCGGCACGGTTGTCGATTAGTGCCATAATGCAATCACCACACCCCTGACTCGTGCCGGTACGTCTCGCTGTTGAGAGAGTTAAAGTGCCGGCTGCTGTTCTGGTAAAAGTTTGCGCGCTGGATCCGCGACCCACGCCCCGCAAACGTTTTGTCTGCTGCGCTGTTGGTGTCAACACATTAAAGAGGTTGGCCGCAGCTGGCGCAGACGCATCTGTGAAGAAGTTGCCCCTCGAGTGCGGGTCTTCCAAAGGCATTGATAGAGCAGACACGTCCTCATTGGTTGGATACGCACCGTTGGCACTGAACATTTGCCTACTGTCGTCAGTCATTGAAGTGATGGGGACGGAGTAGCGCACTCCAAGCTTGTACTGCAAGGGAATCGGGAAATTGTTGCG
This region of Trypanosoma brucei gambiense DAL972 chromosome 10, complete sequence genomic DNA includes:
- a CDS encoding mismatch repair protein, putative yields the protein MRNNFPIPLQYKLGVRYSVPITSMTDDSRQMFSANGAYPTNEDVSALSMPLEDPHSRGNFFTDASAPAAANLFNVLTPTAQQTKRLRGVGRGSSAQTFTRTAAGTLTLSTARRTGTSQGCGDCIMALIDNRAGEVGAAICQLPSLTIIITQYGDSVTYAKTLSFIFSRGPAELLVPETVVGSNFVQTLLRHFNDTTITGVQRRSFDEAQGAHRLLELMSTDEAALEVSNTDRYLCLAAANALVEFLEMTYNYTLLPHTVRVKYLALENYMEVSRLSARALNIIATGTDHLAKFPNQKLDKETTEESGKTGNRKPPVRKTLFRSSRELKKDALFVPLATAINYTITAVGRRLLRSTVLQPLRDPTSIELRYDAVEWLCRDNEALAAIRRSLRLLTGDDLERVISNFSHTPKLATLKTMQRCIDAVVTLWQFLRATTQLLYTLRGLLSKGGTGNAPESEECDDVGDHSNLSSDGVDCSYESQVELHEREGVMEKENFHWPVPPRSSLCSTSEGHRKPPMLLRKLLQTLTTCHMEEICAEIAHYLDESVVHVTGGDGASVGRRPRRTGGAVLQVQQCFAVKSNINGTLDAARHQYSQTIESMFAHAESLKQQYGVGSLRVVYDGVRGYHLCYDSRHERNAPDSIFLQKYSGGKHYALYHSGRAMMDVDVGGDLHGDSQQQRPPFYGSSVLHVETPEPLNTAAQRAAVTKHQVRGRRVTCTTKEMLLLRRGADDVVAEILHTQNGVVHRLIEYLRQRLGKLQAVCDGVAMLDLLIAFATYSRLNACVRPTVLRQGTSFNSSGTYFIEARHPGGLFTANTVQWSDRTNVLLLTGPNASGKTTLLRQVGQLIALAQSGCFVPAREAAIQPCDRIIAHMLCDDLEDAATSSFAREMRELSYLCMNATRESVVLVDELGRRTAAREGMAIAWATVEFLVEKRCRTIFATHYSRLTRLEEGTAGAVKNVHFVVAVEDGAGGSIPVGDDGMVVLVGGTAPLTNVESGSKPASKKSCTLRFEYRLQPGPSHVDCYGLRLASRVGFYASALKLAWELLPLIGGREGGRSHEGAGDEAVAATIDESEIKSFHSAGSPCCVRVADKVVADMAKSPPVVSPSACNKEELSMIGGNRISGNHSEDISVASNSRCLRHTCLEGGAGDLSKMLQLSPCGSSTE